One Brassica napus cultivar Da-Ae chromosome A1, Da-Ae, whole genome shotgun sequence genomic region harbors:
- the LOC106379648 gene encoding sugar transport protein 10 yields MKIYYTIHVIQPLIIVSLYYLFKGSDHKVNPIFKSSHNIPPFLPSTKAKTKMAGGAFVSEGGSGGRDYEGGVTVFVVITCMVAAMGGLLFGYDLGISGGVTSMDEFLSKFFPQLEKQRVKAKHETAYCKFDDQKLQLFTSSLYLAALVASFVASVVTRKYGRKVSMFTGGLAFLTGALINAFAINVTMLIIGRLLLGVGVGFANQSTPVYLSEMAPAKIRGALNICFQVAITSGILVANLINYGTSNMAKNGWRVSLGLAAVPAILMVIGSFFLPDTPNSMLERGKYEEAKQMLKKVRGTENVDHEFQDIRDACEAAKKVEHPWKNIRQSKYRPALVFCSAIPFFQQITGINVIMFYAPVLFKTLGFGDDAALMSAVITGVVNVLATFVSLYSVDRFGRRFLFLEGGIQMFICQILVGSFIGLKFGTTGTGTLTPATADWILVFICVYVAGFAWSWGPLGWLVPSEICPLEIRPAGQAINVSVNMFFTFLIGQFFLTMLCHMKFGLFYFFAGMVAIMTIFIYFLFPETRGVPIEEMGKVWKQHWFWKNYIPDDAVIGGNDEN; encoded by the exons ATGAAAATTTATTACACAATACACGTAATCCAACCCCTAATTATAGTGTCATTATATTATCTATTTAAAGGATCGGATCACAAAGTgaatcccattttcaaatcaagCCACAATATTCCTCCCTTCCTTCCAAGcacaaaagcaaaaacaaaaatggcAGGAGGAGCTTTTGTGTCAGAAGGAGGAAGTGGTGGAAGAGATTATGAAGGAGGAGTCACAGTTTTCGTTGTCATAACATGTATGGTTGCGGCCATGGGAGGTCTCCTCTTTGGTTATGACCTTGGAATCTCAGGAGGTGTGACATCAATGGATGAGTTTCTTAGCAAGTTCTTCCCACAATTAGAGAAGCAGAGGGTAAAGGCGAAGCACGAGACGGCTTACTGCAAATTTGATGACCAAAAGCTCCAATTGTTTACTTCTTCTCTCTACTTAGCAGCTTTGGTAGCTTCCTTTGTGGCTTCGGTTGTTACTAGGAAGTATGGACGAAAGGTTTCCATGTTTACCGGTGGACTTGCTTTCCTAACCGGTGCACTAATCAACGCCTTTGCCATTAATGTCACAATGCTCATCATCGGTAGACTTTTGCTCGGTGTAGGTGTGGGATTTGCTAATCAG tcTACTCCAGTTTACCTCTCGGAAATggctccagcaaagataagaggAGCGCTAAACATTTGTTTCCAGGTGGCTATTACGTCTGGAATCTTGGTGGCGAATCTGATCAACTATGGAACATCTAATATGGCTAAAAATGGGTGGAGGGTTTCTTTAGGTTTAGCAGCTGTTCCAGCAATTCTTATGGTGATCGGATCATTCTTTTTGCCCGATACACCAAACTCAATGCTTGAGAGAGGAAAATACGAGGAAGCAAAACAAATGTTGAAGAAAGTACGAGGAACAGAAAACGTTGACCATGAGTTTCAAGATATACGCGATGCATGTGAAGCTGCTAAAAAGGTAGAACATCCATGGAAAAACATCAGGCAGAGCAAATACAGACCAGCTTTAGTCTTCTGCTCGGCCATTCCCTTTTTCCAGCAGATTACTGGAATTAATGTCATTATGTTCTACGCTCCTGTTCTCTTCAAGACTCTTGGTTTTGGAGATGATGCTGCTCTTATGTCGGCTGTAATAACCGGTGTAGTTAACGTGCTCGCGACCTTTGTCTCCCTATACTCGGTTGATAGATTTGGAAGAAGGTTTCTTTTCCTTGAAGGTGGCATTCAAATGTTCATATGTCAG ATTCTTGTTGGTTCATTTATCGGTTTAAAATTCGGAACCACGGGAACTGGAACCTTGACACCAGCAACAGCAGACTGGATTCTTGTTTTCATATGTGTGTACGTTGCTGGATTTGCATGGTCATGGGGTCCATTGGGTTGGTTAGTACCCAGTGAGATCTGTCCATTGGAAATCAGACCAGCGGGACAAGCCATCAACGTCTCAGTCAACATGTTCTTCACTTTCCTCATCGGTCAATTCTTCTTGACAATGCTTTGTCACATGAAGTTTGGTCTCTTCTACTTCTTCGCAGGCATGGTTGCCATCATGACCATCTTCATCTACTTTTTGTTTCCGGAGACCAGAGGTGTTCCCATTGAAGAGATGGGAAAAGTTTGGAAGCAACATTGGTTCTGGAAAAATTACATTCCAGATGATGCAGTTATTGGTGGAAATGATGAAAACTAA
- the LOC106379628 gene encoding sugar transport protein 10 — MAGGAFVSEGGSGGRDYEGGVTVFVVITCMVAAMGGLLFGYDLGISGGVTSMDEFLSKFFPQLEKQRVKAKHETAYCKFDDQKLQLFTSSLYLAALVASFVASVVTRKYGRKVSMFTGGLAFLTGALINAFAINVTMLIIGRLLLGVGVGFANQSTPVYLSEMAPAKIRGALNICFQVAITSGILVANLINYGTSNMAKNGWRVSLGLAAVPAILMVIGSFFLPDTPNSMLERGKYEEAKQMLKKVRGTENVDHEFQDIRDACEAAKEVEHPWKNIRQSKYRPALVFCSAIPFFQQITGINVIMFYAPVLFKTLGFGDDAALMSAVITGVVNVLATFVSLYSVDRFGRRFLFLEGGIQMFICQILVGSFIGLKFGTTGTGTLTPATADWILVFICVYVAGFAWSWGPLGWLVPSEICPLEIRPAGQAINVSVNMFFTFLIGQFFLTMLCHMKFGLFYFFAGMVAIMTIFIYFLFPETRGVPIEEMGRVWKQHWFWKNYIPDDAVIGGHDEN, encoded by the exons atggCAGGAGGAGCTTTTGTGTCAGAAGGAGGAAGTGGTGGAAGAGATTATGAAGGAGGAGTCACAGTTTTCGTTGTCATAACATGTATGGTTGCGGCCATGGGAGGTCTCCTCTTTGGTTATGACCTTGGAATCTCAGGAGGTGTGACATCAATGGATGAGTTTCTTAGCAAGTTCTTCCCACAATTAGAGAAGCAGAGGGTAAAGGCAAAGCACGAGACGGCTTACTGCAAATTTGATGACCAAAAGCTCCAATTGTTTACTTCTTCTCTCTACTTAGCAGCTTTGGTAGCTTCCTTTGTGGCTTCGGTTGTTACTAGGAAGTATGGACGAAAGGTTTCCATGTTTACCGGTGGACTTGCTTTCCTCACCGGTGCACTAATCAACGCCTTTGCCATTAATGTCACAATGCTCATCATCGGGAGACTTTTGCTCGGTGTAGGTGTGGGATTTGCTAATCAG tcTACTCCGGTTTACCTCTCAGAAATggctccagcaaagataagaggAGCGCTAAACATTTGTTTCCAGGTGGCTATTACGTCTGGAATCTTGGTGGCGAATCTGATCAACTATGGAACATCTAATATGGCTAAAAATGGGTGGAGGGTTTCTTTAGGTTTAGCAGCTGTTCCAGCAATTCTTATGGTGATCGGATCATTCTTTTTGCCCGATACACCAAACTCAATGCTTGAGAGAGGAAAATACGAGGAAGCAAAACAAATGTTGAAGAAAGTACGAGGAACAGAAAACGTTGACCATGAGTTTCAAGATATACGCGATGCATGTGAAGCTGCTAAAGAGGTAGAACATCCATGGAAAAACATCAGGCAGAGCAAATACAGACCAGCTTTAGTCTTCTGCTCGGCCATTCCCTTTTTCCAGCAGATTACTGGAATTAATGTCATTATGTTCTACGCTCCTGTGCTCTTCAAGACTCTTGGTTTTGGAGATGATGCTGCTCTTATGTCGGCTGTAATAACCGGTGTAGTTAACGTGCTCGCGACCTTTGTCTCCCTATACTCGGTTGATAGATTTGGAAGAAGGTTTCTTTTCCTTGAAGGTGGCATTCAAATGTTCATATGTCAG ATTCTTGTTGGTTCATTTATCGGTTTAAAATTCGGAACCACGGGAACTGGAACCTTGACACCAGCAACAGCAGACTGGATTCTTGTTTTCATATGTGTGTACGTTGCTGGATTTGCATGGTCATGGGGTCCATTGGGTTGGTTAGTACCCAGTGAAATCTGTCCATTGGAAATCAGACCAGCGGGACAAGCCATCAACGTCTCAGTCAACATGTTCTTCACTTTCCTCATCGGTCAATTCTTCTTGACAATGCTTTGTCACATGAAGTTTGGTCTCTTCTACTTCTTCGCAGGCATGGTTGCCATCATGACCATCTTCATCTACTTTTTGTTTCCGGAGACCAGAGGTGTTCCCATTGAAGAGATGGGAAGAGTTTGGAAGCAACATTGGTTTTGGAAAAATTACATTCCAGATGATGCAGTTATTGGTGGACATGATGAAAACTAA